The segment ACACCCTCACTGTCTTCACTCGGACTCCATCCAAGGCTCAGGAACTTATCTCCATGGGAGCCCACTGGGTTGACACTCCAAAGGCCGTCGCTTCTCAATCCGACGTCGTTTTCTCTATCGTTGGCTACCCTTCTGACGTTCGCCAGGTAATCCTCGACCCAAACTCCGGCGCTCTTTCCGGTCTGCGTCAAGGCGGCGTCATCATAGATATGACTACTTCCGAACCTTCCCTGGCTGTTGAAATTCACTCTGCAGCCTCTGCCGCTGGCTGCTCCGCCATTGACGCCCCTGTTTCTGGAGGAGATCGCGGAGCTCGGAATGCTGCTTTATCCATCTTCGCCGGTGGAGAGGAATCCATTGTCCAAAGGCTTAATCCATTATTTAACCTTCTTGGCAAAGTTTATTACATGGGTGCCCCCGGAAAAGGGCAGTTCACAAAATTGGGGAACCAAGTAGTGATTGCTTCCTCTATGGTGGGACTATGCGAGGGCTTAATTTACGCGCATAAAGCTGGTTTGGATTTGAATCATTTTGTGGATGCCATTTCAACAGGCGCAGCTGGCTCAAAATCATTAGACTTGTATGGAAGCAGAATACTTAACAGGGATTTGGAACCTGGATTTTATGTGAATCATTTTGTCAAAGATTTGGGGATATGTTTGAGGGAATGCCAGAACATGGGTCTCGCATTGCCTGGGCTGGCATTGGCTCAACAGCTCTATCTGTCGCTTAAAGCTCATGGTGAGGGTGATTTAGGAACCCAAGCTCTCATTCTAGCCCTTGAGAGGATTAACAATTTGTCCCTTCAATCTGAGGCTTCTGCTATTGGCAAACCTTAGACTGATTATCTGTTTGATCCTTGACCACTATGTATCCATTTCTTAATGTTAAAATGTCCTGACATTTGTATTTTGTATCGTTTATCCTTCTATGAATGTTGATTTTCTCACACATATATAAGAAGGTGAGAGTTTGAATATTCTGTAGTACTTGATGAGACTTCCAGGGCAAAAGATCTCGAATTGAAGTTGTTGGCTACAGTTTCTTTAGTGTTCATTGTGAATCAGGCAGGAGTATTAAAGGCCCTGGATTTAGGTTGTCCAGAGAAGGTCTATCCGCAAGACAGCTGAAGAGCGCGTTGACGTCCATAGTGCATGATCTAAGCTATAGTGTTTGTAAAAGTAAAAAACATTAAGAAATTCCAGGGAGAAACAGAGTCATCCTTTTTTATTTACTGCAATAAAATCAAGTACTATGGAGAAAAACAATACAGCTAAAGAACTACTAAAAGCATAGTTAAGCAGAAACAGTTCCTGGTTTTAACACATACTTCCTTGCGACTCTGAAAATACTAAACAAGGAAGCCTTGAAAAAAATACAGCACCTGATAATTCTTTCTCCAAATCCTCTGAGAAATGGAAGTAACTGTATCCCCATGACTTCTTTTATTGTCAAGCTGCTAAACGTCACCAAAAATGTTATGACAAAACCTATTCCTGCGCTCATTAAAAACCACAAcctttcatcatcatcatcttcttcttcttcaaatttcttgaGATCTCTTTTTCTTGGTGGAGAGCAATCTGTAATCAATGGTTTCCCACAGGGTTCTGGATTTCCTTCAAAACTTAAGGATTAGTGAAGGTTCCAAATTGGTTTTTCGATGGGATAGGGCCACCAAGGTTGTTATATGACAAGTTAAGATAGCTAAATGTAGTGATTTAAGTCATGCTCAATGGGATTGAACCAAAGAGATGGTTAGATGAAAGGTCTAGTGTCTCCAATTGCTTCATGCTCCCTATGTCCTCTGGAATTCTTCCTGATAATTGATTCCAAGATAAATTCAGAGTCATCAAGGCTGACAGACCTGTAATTTCATTTGGGATTTCATCGTGAAGATTGTTGAAAGAAAGATCAATAAGATTCACTATGTCATCCTTGTTCCCTTCTTAATCAACACCATCTTGGGCGTAAAAACATAGTTGAAATAGTAGTAATTTTGGATGCAACTTGTAAAATTTGACGGACTTAAGACCTCTCAAATTTCCTTAGCAGGAAGGGATAGAACCTGTCAAATTGTTATGGGAAAGATCAAGAATTTGAAGGCCAAAAATTTGGCAAAGTTGTGGTGGAATGTGTCCACCAATCATGTTGTCTGTCATGCTAAGCTTTTGCAAAGATAATAGACTTTCTCCGAACCACTCGGGTATGATGCCACTGATTTTGTTCTCTCCAATATCAAGTGTAAGCAAGCTTTTGCAGTTGCTTAATGATTTTGGAAGTTCTCCAAAGACGTTATTACGACTCAATCTCAACCAAAAAAGTGAAGGTGGTGAACATAATGAAGGAGGAATACCACCTGAAAGATTATTCTCAGACAAATCTATGACATGAAGTTGTTGCAAATCAGCCCACCAGTCAGGTATCTTTCCAGACAAATGATTGTCTGAGAGGTCCAATCTCATTAGCTGCTTCACTCTTgttattgaaaatggtatagATCCTGTAAATGTATTTCCAGAAAGATCTATAACTTGGAGTTTTGTCATCACATGACCAATGTTTATGGGGATTGATCCTGCAAACAGGTTGTTTGCAAGATTCAAATGTGTAACATTTGGCCAAAGAGGTAACAAACCATGGAAGCTATTGGAACTTAAGTCCACCACAACACCTTCACTGTAACTAGAAATAGAAGTCCACTCTCCGGCTTTGGGATGACAGAAAATTTACCAACCTTGGAAGATTGCCACCGATCTCGTTATCTGATAGATCTAGAAACTGCAACTGTGAGCACATTGTCCAAAGCCAAGGAGGTATAGGATCTGAAATGGAGCCGTTGGAGAGAATAATAATACGAAGCTGCTTTTGAGTTTTCAGCCATGTCGGTAACTTGGAGCCCAAAGCACATTTCCTTATCTCGAAATATGTGAGGCTAAATGGAAGAATCCATTCACTGCTCAAGTTGACAGAAAACCTTTCTCCACATGATATGGCTAAAAACTTCAGTTGATGGAGTCTTGCGAAGTCATTTTGTGAAAGATTGCCTTCCCAATTATTTGTTGCAAGGAATAACTGAGTTAATTCAGTGAGATTAAATATGGTTTCAGGTAAGGCTCCCTTCAGTTGGTTTTGTCCAAAGTCCAAAATTTCCAACCTTGACAGCTGCTCAATAGATGTGGGAATCGTGCCAGATATCTGGTTAAAAGATATACTAATCATCCTTAAGTTCTTCAAATGTCCTAGTGAATTTGGAAACTGCCCTGTCAACCGGTTTCCAGCAAGGCCTAAGAACTCTAGGGTCGTGTTGCTGCAGCTAGACAACCCTTCCACTAATCTGCTTATGTCTCCGTTAAGTTTATTCTGTGTTAGATACAAATCCTGCAGATCACAGAGTTTACCCCACTCAACATTTGATATTGGGCCTTCTATGTTGTTGATTGCTATATCAAGTGTCTCAAGGGTGGTGGCATTAGACAACCATTTAGGCAACACAGAGTTAACAAAGTTATTGCGTGAAAGGTAGAGATAAGAAAGGGAAGTCATATTCCAGTTGGGAAAGGAGTAAGGGATATAGCGAAGATCACAGTTTTGCAAACTGAGAGTCACTAAAGATGGCAGCTTATTAAAAGACTGAAGCCAATGTGTTGCCGAAGAAAGGTTCACATAAGAAAGATCAAGATACTTCAAAGAGGACAAACCAGAAACCCAATGCAAATCTTTGATCCAACTACTTTCAACAGAAGCGTAAGGATAGGAGTATGCACGTAGGCTTAAATATTGTAAATTCGACAGGTTCCCAAATGAAGGAGGAATACCAATGAGAGATGAATGGGTGAGGTTAAGATATTGTAATTTTTCAAGAGAACCCAAGAAAGTGGGAGTGGCAAGTCCTTGGAAGTCATTTCACCAAGGTCTAAATACTCTAAATGTTTCAAGTCAAGTAAAGCAGGACTTATCTTGCCACCCAAGCACGTCGAAATGTCAGAAATCAGATATCCCATTTTCTTCTGATAGCAATTGCCTGATGTATCTTTGAGGTCAAGCCTGATGAAATTACCAGTTTGTACGTCACAAGAAACACCTTTCCAGATGCAGCATTCTTTGCCAATCCAAGAAGCCAAGTGGTCAGAGGGATCTGTGAGACTTTGCTCAACTCTTAATAGGCCATTCCTCTCACTCTCAATACATCTTACTTTGGCTTCAGTAGTGTTTGTGAGAGGTAGAGAAGCAGTGCTAATTGCTTCAACTGAAACAAGTAGAGGAAGGgattgaagaaagaaaataagtaCAATAACTAAAACTTTCCGACATGCCATTTTGAGATAATCTTacaagtaaaagagatggtaaGTTTAAAGTATGTTGCTTTTTAGTTGTGTAATGCCTGTTCATATAGAAAGGCAACTATAAAAAAGGACAAATGTCACTCTCAAATCTTAAGATGGAGGAAGCAGCCTACCTAGTTGGTCTTCACTACCTATTTGAGAAGGCATAAGTTTAAATTGAATACAAGTCCAACTCATTTAACTCTGTGGACTTCTCAAAAGAGAGTTGAATAGTACAAGTTTCTGCATTCAACTATGTATTTTAACTCAGAGCACTATTGTGAGATGAAAGTTTTGTAGTATTAGTTGAATCATTAAGTGCAGTAGTACAGACTTCGATTGAATTTCAACTGTATATTCTAAAACTAAACTAGAAGaacaatgatttaatttttctttttaaaagggTTACAGTAATTAGTAATGGAACTAATAAGCACTGACAGCATAAAATCTTTTGCACTGTCAGTGTAATTTAACCTATGATATTATGTTAGTttacatttataaaaataaaggcAGCCTGGTGCACTAAGCTCTCACTATGCTTAATGTCCATCAGTGCATTGAATTAAATTCTGGTTCCGCCATATGTGCCAACACTAGCAGGAAATGGATGGTAAAGACAAGTATTATTTGTGGTCCTCTATGTACCTTAACTGAGTCAATAGCAAAGATATAGTGAGACTGATTATTCAACTCcaagaatgaaattttacaTTTATCTCTAGTTACATGAAAACAAGTAAGAAAGTCAGCTTACAGTAAATGCAAATTTAAGCAGCaagagaaataaaaggaaaaaaaagacaCTGATGTGAACCTTTTGGAAATAAGTGTCACCCCACTAGTCTCACAGGCAAATAAGGACCACTTGAGTGGCTACAATATTGAATCAAAATAAGTATCTATTGcctttttttgtctttctcaaTCATGAAGAAAGATGGAATGTTCATCTCTGTACaacaaaaaatttgtaattGGAACTTCAGCTTTCTTTCCAAGAACCCCTGAGAATGTTAACTACCACACTTTTCCATCAACCTGTACTTTTCCATTAAATTCTACAAAACCCTTTGCtaccctttcttcttcttttacagTGAAGTGTTATGGTCAGAATTATGGGGATGAAGAACCTCTTTCTGCTTCTCTGGCATATGATGTTCTTGGTGTTGCTCCGAATTGCTCTACAGATGAGCTGAAATCTGCTTTCAGGAATAAGGTACTATTCCCTCCATCCTAATATATGTGAAATTGTTTGATTGGGAACCGAGTtttaagagagaagaaaaaattgttttttgaaactTCTGGTCTAAAATAAGTCATATGAATATCTGTGGCAATAAGGGTAAATGGGAGGTTTGAAGTTAAATTAGTACTAAATATAGAAATCTtgacattcttttttttggggATTGATTAAAAAGAGAAAGTATCACAAAAATTGAGACAGCGGCTGTATAGAATTTGCAGTTTTGGATAAACCATTAAGAATCCATGTCGATTTTCCTGTTTTCTTTTGAACTTCTGAAAAAGTTGGACTCTCTATACTTTTTTGAGCTTGCAAGGTTCTTTATTTTTCTGGCTATGGATTTATGGAACCTCACTTACTAGTTTAAAGTTGTAAGATAGACTTCATGCAGATTGCACACTGAGTTTTTGGTATAGGTGTTCTGGGGCTAATGATCTATGAAGAAAGGAGGTGGAACTGAGGAGTCTAAAATTCCTGAGAACTCTGTTTTTTATGATTACGTTGGGAATAATCCGGCAAAATGAGGATCATTCAGTGTAGGTTCAATGGATAACGGGGATGGGATAGCTGCTTGAAAATTGCTAATCATGCTTCTTTTATTTGGTTTAATAATTGATGGAAACAGGTTAAGAAGTTTCATCCTGATGTATGGAGAGATGGGAATGGTTCGGATAAAATGATTCGCCGAGTCATTCAAGCCTATGAGGTAAATAGTCCTTATTGCTAAGGACGGCAAACAAATCAGACAATTTGGTTCATGCTTTTTGCTCAACATTCTAGTTAGCTTTGCGttatataaaaggaaaatcCAAAGGATTTGTCTTTCAAGGGACAACTAATTTAATATGCAGACAGTAAGATAGAAAGCTGGAGGTAGATAATCCTTTAATACCAGTTTTTCGACGAAATGGTAGAGTGCAGAGAATTGTAGGATCTATACTTCGCTATAAGATTTGGTTCCAAACTGTTCCACAAAACCTTAAAAACAAAGTTAAGGGCCTCTAGTTTTACAGAGGAAATTCCAAAATCATAATGCCTTCTTTTAGTTGCTTAAATTTTTCGCTCAAATGATAGCTGACTCCTACTGTTTGAAATGAATGCAGAAGTTGTCCAACTTCACAAAGTCAGAGATAATTGAAAGGTAAATTGGCTATGTAAGTTTATAATCTAAATCCCAAAACATCGAATTTTCACATCCTAATCTAGTGATCATCACTGCGGCatttcattgtttttattttttggagtagtaGTCCTTCAGGTAGTGAATTTTTGCCATATTCACTGTTTGGGTTCTGCAGGGAATGCTTAGATCCGTTTGATCAGCCAGAAGGTGAAGCATTtgatctctttgttaatgagaCTGTTTGTATTGGAAAAGGTAACAACGCTTTTACTAGAAATTTCCATCATGATCAGCAGTTGCAAATAGAATAGAGGACGTTAGAAATAATAGTTTGCTTCTTCTGAAATCCTGCTATATCAACTTCTTATTAAAGTCCTgcattttatgtttatgaaataAATGTGGCAATGAACAAAAGTGCAATGGATGTCCATGATGTTTTTATTAGTTCAACATCTGGGACCAGTATATTAAACAGTTGTAATATCACTAAAATCAGTATTTTTTTTTGACGAAAAGGGAAATccgcagccgctacccttttgggtgcgcacagggtaaaacACCGCttctatgcaatagctcgcaaaccacataggagaggtaacctgcactaggcaagcctggtgcgacgagctcgacccataaggcaaaccccttgctttcgttggcaaggggtttcaaacttgagacctccaacatggaagttccaagctcaaaccactggCCACCCCGAAGGGTATCATTAAAATCAGTATTGATGCTTTGGTAATACTTTCATACTATTACTGATCAATGCAAACATACTAATGCAGCTAAGAGAGCTCTGAAGTGTAGCAAAACCTTGTTTTCCATATTAAAGGGCTCTGTTTGCCTTGTCTGAGTACTTAGTAGTAGTTAGTAAGTTGTCACGCGTTGCACAAAAGGATCTCCTGGCTAATCCTGATACTAGTAGCTTTCTAAGGTCTCCACAGATATCTAAGCTGTACTCCAacaatttcataataattttttttcattagtgAATCCAGTGATGACCTCCTCCATCAGTTTCTGTGAATCTTCCGAAAAAATGTCATAGCCTGCAAGTGATTCTTCCAGTAGACTGTCTTTATGGAAATTATCCCCTCAATTGTCAGCATGCTTTgaataatacaaaatttgtatAGTTGCTGATCTCCCTCTTTTACAATAAATGCAGGTTGCCCATTTTCATGCGTTAAGAAAGCACGTCATGCATTCACTTTTTCCTCGTTGACAGGAACTGCACAAGCAACTTCTCAAGGTCATATAGTAGTACTGAATACTGCAACTTCTTTGTTACTTCTGTCAGAAATTAGTCCGCTAACaggaaaattttagtgaaatttagtcaCTGAAAAACAAGATAACCTACTTTGTTTGGCCTATTAATAGAAGGTTTTATCCTCTCTTTTTGTCTGGCTACTGAACCAAAAGGTCTATATATTCAGGACATGGTGAAGATTACCAAGTCCATCTTGCAGCTGGACAATGCCCCAGGAGTTGCATACATTATGTTACACCTTCTCAAAGAATAGTTCTTGAAGAGCTACTTGGCAGGTATCTTTACTCCTTGACGCAAATTTCATCCTGCTTTTGTAAAAGTGGAAGAAGGTAAACTTTTGAACAGGAAGAATCCCAAAAAAAAGTTCATATAAATGTTTACTCAGAATAGCACCTTAACTTATAAATCAGTTTGCTCTCCTTTTGGCTCCAAGTCGTTATGATCATATTTAACTGTTCTTttttgctgctgctgctgctgtccGTTATTTTCTAATCATTATTTTgtgaattttcttctttgtagcATCATGAGCACACCTTATGATACATCAGCAGAAGCAGACTTGCTTTATTCACTAATTGTAAAAGCTCGTTTTGAGAACAATCGCTACCAGAAGCCCAAGAAGCAACCTAAGGCCTCAACCGAACATGTAGACTGGTTCTAAATCTTGAAAGTCCTCATAGAAAACCACCTTGTTTTGTGTAGACTCGGAATATGAAT is part of the Solanum lycopersicum chromosome 1, SLM_r2.1 genome and harbors:
- the LOC101245206 gene encoding probable 3-hydroxyisobutyrate dehydrogenase-like 1, mitochondrial, with translation MIHNISSSFHKFVRLLRLHPHHCHYSPQTILTVTAATITHLCRTMATAVDPSNTRLGWIGTGVMGRSMCAHLINAGYTLTVFTRTPSKAQELISMGAHWVDTPKAVASQSDVVFSIVGYPSDVRQVILDPNSGALSGLRQGGVIIDMTTSEPSLAVEIHSAASAAGCSAIDAPVSGGDRGARNAALSIFAGGEESIVQRLNPLFNLLGKVYYMGAPGKGQFTKLGNQVVIASSMVGLCEGLIYAHKAGLDLNHFVDAISTGAAGSKSLDLYGSRILNRDLEPGFYVNHFVKDLGICLRECQNMGLALPGLALAQQLYLSLKAHGEGDLGTQALILALERINNLSLQSEASAIGKP
- the LOC101266773 gene encoding receptor-like protein EIX2 — encoded protein: MACRKVLVIVLIFFLQSLPLLVSVEAISTASLPLTNTTEAKVRCIESERNGLLRVEQSLTDPSDHLASWIGKECCIWKGVSCDVQTGNFIRLDLKDTSGNCYQKKMGYLISDISTCLGGKISPALLDLKHLEYLDLGEMTSKDLPLPLSWYLDLSYVNLSSATHWLQSFNKLPSLVTLSLQNCDLRYIPYSFPNWNMTSLSYLYLSRNNFVNSVLPKWLSNATTLETLDIAINNIEGPISNVEWGKLCDLQDLYLTQNKLNGDISRLVEGLSSCSNTTLEFLGLAGNRLTGQFPNSLGHLKNLRMISISFNQISGTIPTSIEQLSRLEILDFGQNQLKGALPETIFNLTELTQLFLATNNWEGNLSQNDFARLHQLKFLAISCGERFSVNLSSEWILPFSLTYFEIRKCALGSKLPTWLKTQKQLRIIILSNGSISDPIPPWLWTMCSQLQFLDLSDNEIGGNLPSYSEGVVVDLSSNSFHGLLPLWPNVTHLNLANNLFAGSIPINIGHVMTKLQVIDLSGNTFTGSIPFSITRVKQLMRLDLSDNHLSGKIPDWWADLQQLHVIDLSENNLSGGIPPSLCSPPSLFWLRLSRNNVFGELPKSLSNCKSLLTLDIGENKISGIIPEWFGESLLSLQKLSMTDNMIGGHIPPQLCQIFGLQILDLSHNNLTEGNKDDIVNLIDLSFNNLHDEIPNEITGRIPEDIGSMKQLETLDLSSNHLFGSIPLSMT
- the LOC101245500 gene encoding uncharacterized protein, with product MECSSLYNKKFVIGTSAFFPRTPENVNYHTFPSTCTFPLNSTKPFATLSSSFTVKCYGQNYGDEEPLSASLAYDVLGVAPNCSTDELKSAFRNKVKKFHPDVWRDGNGSDKMIRRVIQAYEKLSNFTKSEIIERECLDPFDQPEGEAFDLFVNETVCIGKGCPFSCVKKARHAFTFSSLTGTAQATSQGHGEDYQVHLAAGQCPRSCIHYVTPSQRIVLEELLGSIMSTPYDTSAEADLLYSLIVKARFENNRYQKPKKQPKASTEHVDWF